The genomic interval CATGCTCAATAAACTTATTGACACCGatgccttgtttttttttacaatgatTTTATAGCATGTTAATTGAAATACAAACTAGTTCTCATCTTACCCCAGCAGTCAGGCGTTACTGTCTGTCTGCCAAGACACATGATAAATAGGTTGCTTGTATTACCGTCAGTCAAAGTGATCGGAGCTCTCACCCATTCCACAAGCAGTGGCCACAATGTCCCTACATGGGCCTCGCTcctgagtgtgtaagtgtgctaCATGGGCCTCGCTCCTGAGTGTGCGAGTAAAGATCTATTTCTACCTCAGTGCCTCTCGCGTTGCTGCCGCGGCCTCACATGCTGGGTTTGCGGACACACAGGTTAGACAGGACGCAACGCACGAGGGTTTTCTGTTACAGATCAGATGTCCGCAGGGCTGCTGGGACCAGGAGAGGAGGTGTCTGAACGGCAGCCTGCACGGGGGGTATAAAAGATTACTCAAAGAGCGCCAGGACTGGACTAAAGATGGACATGCAGGAGGACGCACGTCCGCTCAGCCTGGACACTGGGCACTATGAGGACGACAGCAGCACACCTGGCCAGTGGGCACTATGAGGACGACAGCAGCACACCTGGCCACTAGGCACTATGAGGACAACAGCAGCACACCTGGCCAGTGGGCACTATGAGGACAACAGCAGCACACCTGGCCAGTGGGCACTATGAGGACGACAGCAGCACACCTGGCCGTGTGAGGGGCCGCTGCTCCATCTGAAGCAGGTAAATGAGACCTTCAGGAGAACAGCAGCAGTCCTATTGATTGGAGCAGGTAAATGAGAACAGCAGGAGAACAGCTGGAGTCCTATTGATTGGAGATGGTTGGAGAGGGGAGCCCGTGTGGAGCCAGCAGAGTGCAGGTGGGATCCGGGTCGGAACCGCCCCTCACCTGGTGTGGACTTGCGCCAGATCTGGGCCGGGTCGGGTCCAGAGGCAGCTGCCAGCAGGGAGGCAAGGCATCGGTGTGGAGAGGGGTCAGCACAGAGTTGAAAGGTCAAAGGTTACTGATCCAACGTCTGGGCCGACTGAAGACCTCCAGCACCTCGGCCCCATGCCTCGGGTCAACCCCCCGGGCCAACGGCCCGCCCGGACCTCCAACGAAGGGGGTCACGGCTGCCCGCCCACCAGGCACCCCCAGGAGAACCAGACTCCCACTGAGGATCAAGCCCAGCCAGGGCCCAGGAGACGGGGGAACGGCTGGCAGCACGCTGCCCCCCATCTACGGGTCAAAGATCACCCCGCAGGTGATGGAGCAGCCGAGCACTCGCGTGTCCACTGACCCTGCCGGGGGTCAGGGCTCCCAGAGGAGGATACGGACGAGCGCAGCGCCACGCACAGCCTCTCAGAGGCCCGACAGGAAGCTGCTcagcagacaggaagtgagtccTCAGAGGACAGGCGTCCGTCTAGTGTGCAGCAGCGTATCGGTCCGGGACACGGGCCGCTGCGAGGAGAGCGCAAACCCGCGAGGAACGTCCTGCTACGGGCGTCAGAAATCAGGCGCTggccctgaccctgaccctgtgaCTGGCAGCTCAAAGGCCCTGGCGTCGGCTGACGGGCACGTGGCCCGGGCACAGGGTAACGTGAGGGGGAGCGACGGCAGGGCGGGGACAGGTCAGGTGAGGTCAGCGCCTGGTCCCTGCAGGACCCGGGCACAGGTGCCGCTCTGCTCCCACGACTCCGCCATCGAGAGCGACGCCCAGAGCCCAGACCCCAGCGGCagcgaggatgaggaggagcgCCACCTAgaaggagcaggagaggaggaagagtacTACACAGACCAGAGGATCGGGGAGTGGGTCGTCAGGGTCAACGCCAGCCTCTTCTCCCCATCGGACAGTGAGGTCAGCTGCACGAGTCTTTTGGAGGAAGAGGACGTTGATACAATAAAGATTATCTACGAGCAAGACTGACAGCGCTTATAAACGAGTTTGTTGATACAATAAAGATTATCTACGAGCAAGACTGACAGCGCTTATAAACGAGTTTGTTGATGCTATGATCACAGACTGACAGTGCTTATAAACGATGACTTGTATTTGTACTGTGAGGTTGTGGATGCAATAAAGATCACCTATGATCACAGACTGACAGTGCTTTTATCTGACATCCCTAAGATAAGATCAGATCAGATAATCCTGTAAATCTGCACGGTTACAGGAGCAGCTGGCTAAATGCTCCGTTTGAAGGAGAAACACGCTGTGATTGGTTGAGAGCAGCAAGCGCTCTCTTTCATAACTGTGATATGATACAGGGGAGGATATGTGATTGGTTGAGAGCAGCAAGCGCTCTCTTTCATAACTGTGATATGATACAGGGAGGATATGTGAGCCTGTCCTCTGCCCTGGCTGCACCACCTGCTAGCCTTTCAACAGAGGCGCTTTGCATGGTATGGAATATAGTTGGAGTCATGCATCATTTGGACATGCATTTTTCAAGTATGTTGTTTAAAATTCAATATTACACATGggtgaatgaaaaaaaaacatgtggaGACTTCATCATTTTATTATAACTGATAATGATAtggtaaaataaaaacataaattaaGAAAATAAAGACATTTAAATCATTTGGATTAGATTTCTTATCATGGTCTCCatatcatacacatacagtgttcaTAGGCAATATTAATATCTGATATGATTTACATTACTCAACTGAATCTGTCTGTGgatattcaaaatgttccaCTTTCCCAGTAATCAGATGTTTACATCAACTTTGATTTGTTTCCATGGCACAGCTGGCAGCCAATCACCTTAGACATGCACTGACCTGCAGTGCAGCGCCTAGCACCTGATTGATGAACCGCCAATCACAAGCAGCTTGCCTACGCATTACGCCTTATGTTTATAAAGCCTGTTTCCATGGATATGGACATAAACATATGCAGATTTTAAATGAAATACATTAAAGTCATATCAAATTGattcatttacagtttttctcagtcgctttggtgcttttctcacatcactattaacatttgcacagcagttagtgcatttctcaaaacaattagtgcaaactgcaaaacctagtggatagcctgcaaaagcacgtcacttgctcaaaatgaaTAGTCCGTTCCTCAAAAGCTAGTATTTATGTCagtgaaactgccagtgtcatcaaaatgagaagtcttgacaccatcgtttatgaacaagatagtcaaatggctttgtcatgttttcattacgacagtttatgctctcagtgttttcccatgcaaaaaaaggtcagaactctgtgacactacctgaaaatgctcaagacagcactatacagtacttgtacagccatttgaaaactacagtaaagttacaaattgctgtagttaggggagtaagtgagtacaagacactgaatatgtacgtttcacagttttactgtatatgctctttgcaattctacagcattgtcacagaatttgataactagttcaccaattttgtatgtaatgactcaagcaatgaaatgaagactattagttttattgggaacgactattcagcatccataagtatagttcattttgactgacataacaaagcaactgatacatgttcaaaagcatttgcaatttgttcagaggaaggagaaattactactatgatgtgcacaaatgactaaatgttgtggaggttgaactaatggtaatgagaattttcattctgatctgagaaaagcaccaaagcgactgagaaaaactgtaagtcaCATTCAAGGTTAAGTCATTATAAAActatgaatgttttttttgctGTTAAATAATGGTGTGTTTTAGGACAGAACAGTATCCTGGTTCCGGTTCCTCAGCACCTGCTGAAGTCCTGGATGTATTTCAAACGTGCAGGATCTTCCGGTGCACTGACTAGCCACTCCTCGTTGACCACACATGAACAGCAGGGGGCGTCAGCGTCCATGGACGTAGTACCCAGTCACGTAGCCCAGGATGTAGACCGACACCAGCGCCGCCAGAGCTCCGGCGATTCTGATGTAGATGCCCAGGTTCCCTGTGCACAGGCGGTTATAGAACCTGAGGGGCAAATAGGGCATTAGAACCCCAACACACAGATGGCTATAGAAGCTAAGAGGCAACTTTACAGACAGTAAGCCAATGGCTATAACCTAGGGGCAACACAGGGCATTAGAACCTCAGTACACAGAGGGCTAAATAACCTAATGGGCACTTGGGAGGCGTTATTACTATACAGGCACAATGTTATTTAGTCAGTCCCATATGTTTGCCAATATTAttcaatattattatataataatatatattataattacaATAATATAGTAATTTccatatgataataataataataatacgtttattttatatagcgcctttctcaaacccaaggtcgctttacatagtaggaaggcagggaaacacaataacaaaaaaacaaacaatacaacagagacaagttatctgtaggaactatgtgttgggtgtggaggagaagtgatcattaaacagaaaggtcttgagatgtgctttgaagaaaggaagagaaggacaggcacgaaggggttgggggagggagttccagagtttgggggccaaggcactgaaggacctgccacccagggtggagagtctggagtggggatagccaagaggttttggtcagaggatctgagtgaacgggaaggagtgtaaggggtcaggagatcgcagatgtaggggggagcaaggttgtggattgtagtactttgtatttcatccgggacggaactggtagccaatggagttgatggagaatgggggtgatgtgtgctgatcgtctggtatgggtgagaagcctagctgcagagttttgcatatattgtagtctttgaagggttttagtggggagaccaaggaaaagtgagttgcagtaatctaaacaggacataatgaaagagtgaaccaaagtctgtgcatcactagcagagaggaagggtcAGAGGCGCAATGTTAATGGAGGTGAAAAAAAGCAATCTTAGTGAGTGATTTGATATGAGGATCAAAGCTAAGGGTGGAGTCAAGCTGAatgccaaggtttttaacaacaggggtggagtggacagatgagccatcaatgttgagagtgagatggggagatttggtgaggatgcttttagggccaatcaatttcggttttgtctgtgttgagCTTGAGAAAAAATGTTTGCATCCATAATTTTAAGTCAGAGAGGCATTCAGTGAGGGAGCGTGGTGGGgggtcagagggagagggagtggtaaGATAGAGTTggatgtcatctgcatagcagtggaagtTGAGACCGTGGCTGTGAATAATCTGGCCAAGAGGGAGgatgtatatgagaaagaggaggggcccaagtacagaaccctgggggacaccacGAGTGACAGGGGACTTAGGGGACTGATGTGGACCAAGTGTTACAAACTGCTTTCTGTTGGTGTGGTAtgactgaaaccaattgaggGCTGTGCCAGAAACACCAGTAGCAGACAGACGGGAGATTAGAACATTGTGGTTGATGGTATCGAAAGCAGCACTAAGGTCAAGGAGAATGTTTTTTCTGAAAAAGGGTCCTAAGTTCCCCGAGCGACTAACTCCACTAGTGGCTCCGATGGCTAACTCT from Alosa alosa isolate M-15738 ecotype Scorff River chromosome 4, AALO_Geno_1.1, whole genome shotgun sequence carries:
- the smim1 gene encoding small integral membrane protein 1, producing MEAEDANVSYSRWNDDVNLNSAQSQSSLIRFYNRLCTGNLGIYIRIAGALAALVSVYILGYVTGYYVHGR